The sequence below is a genomic window from Saccopteryx leptura isolate mSacLep1 chromosome 3, mSacLep1_pri_phased_curated, whole genome shotgun sequence.
ACAACTTttatgtatctttaaaaataaaatacaagttttttttcttctcagtgaGTACTGTGAAGGCATTCACTTCACTGTGCTCCCTGACTGCAGAGGCTGGTATATCTCCTGTCACGCTATGTATGCAGAAAGTATAGATAGTCATTAAATACAATAACTACTACATATCAGCAAGgctagaaatgaaatgaaattttcattgccaagttgtttattaattatgtttaaagttatgttttaacttaattttcttttctttcccccagtGATTATATCCCCATATCTCTATGAGAGTTACCCCATGCCTGTCATACCACAACCAGAGATCCTCAGCTCAGGAGCATACAGCCCCATTACCATGTGGACTACAGCAGCTCCATTTCACTCCCCACTACCCAGCggcctctcttctctttctggataCGCCTCATCTTTGGGGCGAGTGAGTCCCCCTTCTCCATCTGACACCTCATCCAAGGACCACAGTGGCTCAGAAAGCCCCATTAGTGATGAAGAGGAAAGACTACAGTCCAAGCTATCAGACCCCCATGCCATTGAAGCTGAAAAGTTTCAGTGCAATTTATGCAGTAAGACCTATTCAACTTTTTCTGGGCTGGCCAAGCATAAGCAGTTGCACTGTGATGCTCAGTCCAGGAAATCTTTCAGCTGTAAATACTGTGACAAGGAATATGTGAGCCTGGGCGCCCTTAAGATGCACATTCGGACCCACACCTTACCTTGTGTCTGCAAGATCTGTGGCAAGGCGTTTTCCAGACCCTGGTTACTGCAAGGACACATTAGAACTCACACTGGTAAGAGAAAATGTAGACAGGAAAGTTAACCTCTAATATACTCAAGTTCTGGGATGGTTGTGGGATTTGCTTTTAATGATGGACGGTAATTTATAGCTACTTCCTGATGACTCAAAAAGTCCTTGGAGCATAAACTGCTTCGTTTCTTTTTAACAACCTCTGCTCCACAGACTACAAACAGAAATGAGACTTTGGAAAGTAGATTCAGGAGGTTTGGTCTAAAAGAGCGGTTAGAAAATCAGGAAAGATATACTTGAATGTTTGTTCATGAAATTACTTCCAATAATCAGCAAATATAAATGTTGCTATCTTAATCAATTTATTTGATACATTCAGATGAAGAGTTTCCTTATagttttttataagtaaaattcaTGCTGTGATCTGTCACCCCATAGCAAGTTGTGTAGTTAGAACTGAATTTGATTTcagttgttttgttatttgttgctgattttttttgtttgtttctagcaTGTTCTTCAGGGAGTCAAAGCATTTATCCAGACTTAGTCATAAtacagaaagagggaaagggggaaataTTGGGAAATGTTGGGCGGAGCTAAACATTCGCTTCACCTGCTGAAGCAGAAGGCTTTAATTATTGAAAGTCCTAGGAATACATGAAAATTTTTACATAACTGGCAGCAATAATAATGTGCTTAATGTGACTTTTTAATGCAAACATTCAAATTTATCTTAAAGGATTagatattaaaataagtattcaTTATGGGGGATTATAATCAAGTTTTCTGCTTCTCATTCTTTTGGCAAATGTGATTATTCATAAACGTTATATCTTTACATTTCCTCTAAAAACATTgactgtctttctttcttctccaactCCACCACCATCCCCAGGGGAGAAGCCTTTTTCTTGCCCTCACTGCAACAGAGCATTTGCAGACAGATCAAATCTGAGGGCTCATCTGCAGACCCACTCTGATGTAAAGAAATACCAGTGCAAAAGCTGCTCC
It includes:
- the SNAI2 gene encoding zinc finger protein SNAI2, giving the protein MPRSFLVKKHFNASKKPNYSELDTHTVIISPYLYESYPMPVIPQPEILSSGAYSPITMWTTAAPFHSPLPSGLSSLSGYASSLGRVSPPSPSDTSSKDHSGSESPISDEEERLQSKLSDPHAIEAEKFQCNLCSKTYSTFSGLAKHKQLHCDAQSRKSFSCKYCDKEYVSLGALKMHIRTHTLPCVCKICGKAFSRPWLLQGHIRTHTGEKPFSCPHCNRAFADRSNLRAHLQTHSDVKKYQCKSCSKTFSRMSLLHKHEESGCCVAH